One Actinospica robiniae DSM 44927 genomic region harbors:
- a CDS encoding GH12 family glycosyl hydrolase domain-containing protein, with product MTRTRNRLLRSVAAAAVVGSATMLAVGPAQAATCTTSAQYGSCTSGSYTIYNDEWGSGHGSQTLWVNSASNWGVYSTQPSTSGVKAYPNASLSVGKAINSLSKATSSFNETLPSSGNFESAYDIWLNSSTYEVMVWTDKVGNVGPLGSSIGNLTLDSNTWTVYVGNNGSNAVYSFVRTSNETSGTVNILDLLKWMENTKGYFSNPTLSTIQYGFEISGTGNVQENFTVNSYSASAS from the coding sequence ATGACGCGCACCCGAAACCGGCTGCTGCGCTCCGTCGCGGCCGCCGCGGTCGTCGGCTCGGCCACCATGCTCGCCGTCGGACCGGCCCAGGCCGCCACGTGCACCACCTCGGCCCAGTACGGCTCGTGCACCAGCGGCTCGTACACGATCTACAACGACGAGTGGGGCAGCGGCCACGGCTCGCAGACCCTCTGGGTCAATTCCGCCAGCAACTGGGGCGTCTACTCGACCCAGCCGAGCACCTCCGGGGTCAAGGCCTACCCCAACGCCTCGCTCTCGGTCGGCAAGGCCATCAACTCCCTGTCGAAGGCCACCAGCTCGTTCAACGAGACGCTGCCCTCGTCCGGCAACTTCGAGTCGGCCTACGACATCTGGCTCAACTCGAGCACGTACGAGGTCATGGTCTGGACGGACAAGGTCGGCAACGTCGGCCCGCTCGGCTCCTCGATCGGCAACCTGACCCTGGACTCGAACACCTGGACCGTCTACGTGGGCAACAACGGCTCCAACGCCGTCTACTCGTTCGTGCGCACCTCGAACGAGACCAGCGGCACGGTCAACATCCTCGATCTGCTCAAGTGGATGGAGAACACGAAGGGCTACTTCTCCAACCCGACCCTCTCCACGATCCAGTACGGCTTCGAGATCAGCGGCACCGGAAACGTGCAGGAGAACTTCACCGTCAACTCGTACTCCGCCTCCGCGAGCTGA
- a CDS encoding VOC family protein: protein MITGGHVIVFSQDPEADRAFFDKVLKFPYVDAGGGWLIFQLPPAELAVHPAEEPEAGRHELYLMCEDIEGTMAELTGKGVRFTRPLTEQRWGRVTGFRLPGGGEVSLYQPNHPGAAKL from the coding sequence ATGATCACTGGAGGGCATGTCATCGTGTTCAGTCAGGACCCGGAGGCGGACCGCGCTTTCTTCGACAAGGTCCTGAAATTCCCATACGTGGACGCGGGTGGAGGCTGGCTGATCTTCCAGCTGCCGCCGGCCGAGCTCGCGGTCCACCCCGCCGAGGAGCCGGAGGCGGGCCGGCACGAGCTCTACCTCATGTGCGAGGACATCGAGGGGACGATGGCGGAGCTCACCGGCAAGGGCGTGCGCTTCACCCGTCCGCTCACCGAGCAGCGCTGGGGCAGGGTGACCGGCTTCCGGCTGCCGGGCGGCGGAGAGGTCAGCCTGTACCAGCCGAACCATCCCGGCGCGGCCAAGCTCTGA
- a CDS encoding alpha/beta fold hydrolase: MRLATREWGERGPVVLLVHGILSDGRTWRLVGPALAERGYRVVAVDLRGHGASAHVEDYSPAAYAADLVETVDDLAERPALAIGHSLGGLALALAVDGLRPERAVYVDPAWRWASLEEFDPGVFVRFADNATAESVSAANPRWAPEDVEVELATLACWDRRTADALYPLAGRAAHPASAVVPSLIMLADDSYMLTADEAATMRERGFEVRVVPGAGHTVHRDDLDGFMTALDGWA, encoded by the coding sequence ATGCGGCTGGCGACGCGCGAATGGGGTGAGCGGGGACCGGTCGTCCTGCTCGTCCACGGCATCCTGTCCGACGGCAGGACGTGGCGGCTGGTCGGGCCCGCGCTCGCCGAGCGGGGATACCGCGTGGTCGCGGTGGATCTGCGCGGCCACGGCGCGTCAGCCCACGTCGAGGACTACTCGCCCGCCGCTTACGCCGCCGACCTCGTCGAGACCGTGGACGACCTCGCTGAGCGCCCGGCGCTCGCCATCGGACACTCGCTCGGCGGCCTCGCGCTCGCGCTGGCCGTGGACGGGCTCCGCCCGGAGCGTGCCGTCTACGTGGATCCGGCCTGGCGCTGGGCCTCGCTGGAGGAGTTCGACCCGGGCGTGTTCGTGCGGTTCGCCGACAACGCCACTGCGGAATCCGTCAGCGCCGCGAATCCCCGCTGGGCGCCCGAAGACGTCGAGGTCGAGCTCGCCACGCTCGCCTGCTGGGACCGCCGAACCGCCGACGCGCTCTACCCCTTGGCCGGTCGCGCCGCGCACCCAGCGTCGGCCGTGGTGCCCTCGCTCATCATGCTCGCCGACGATAGCTACATGCTGACCGCTGACGAGGCCGCCACGATGCGGGAGCGTGGCTTCGAGGTGCGTGTCGTGCCCGGCGCCGGACACACCGTCCACCGCGACGACCTCGACGGGTTCATGACCGCACTCGACGGCTGGGCCTGA
- a CDS encoding GNAT family N-acetyltransferase gives MRISEATTNDVPELARLQWLDTRHEEPSQSSLDAFASELAQWWADREDAHFAFVARLAGPEIVAMAWVALVPRVPRPGAANRLSADIQSVFVLPEHRGRGIGSAVVDAAAQHATQLGAVRVTVHSGRRAVPVYERLGFASTRQLLQRPLD, from the coding sequence ATGCGGATCAGCGAGGCGACAACTAACGACGTGCCGGAACTCGCCCGGCTGCAGTGGCTGGACACCCGTCATGAGGAGCCGTCTCAGTCTTCCCTCGACGCCTTCGCGTCGGAGCTCGCGCAGTGGTGGGCCGACCGCGAGGACGCGCACTTCGCCTTCGTCGCACGACTGGCCGGCCCGGAGATCGTCGCAATGGCCTGGGTCGCGCTCGTCCCGCGCGTGCCCAGGCCCGGAGCGGCGAACCGGCTGTCCGCGGACATCCAGAGCGTCTTCGTGCTGCCGGAGCACCGAGGCCGGGGGATCGGCTCGGCCGTCGTCGATGCGGCCGCGCAGCACGCGACGCAGCTCGGGGCCGTTCGCGTGACCGTTCACTCCGGCCGCCGGGCCGTACCGGTCTACGAGCGGCTGGGTTTCGCATCAACCCGCCAGCTCCTGCAGCGCCCGCTCGACTAA